In one Diprion similis isolate iyDipSimi1 chromosome 6, iyDipSimi1.1, whole genome shotgun sequence genomic region, the following are encoded:
- the LOC124407688 gene encoding uncharacterized protein LOC124407688 isoform X5: MNNPYRARPARARVDHAAVSGYGPQSQSTWNSMPPERRSGILPANVYQQQPNSLIQPQQQQQPQQQSHDPWDWGTDNGNNGNSDSWNSSIDQKPESLHQLSQHHQFPSGRTNNSQSIQNPQQGMYYANVNRNSRPNVLNHQPTSGGDIPRTSLSRESTPSNKDGYNQYAPYDYNQPSQQQQHYHLPPRPNSKSSSADHSQWSPSSQQTSNLPLLGNNSSGQQDNIKKIQTPPLPPQSNAYNWNNSDQQLNPSLRNWQNHNAAPVSGAWQEPSLVANKQQSIENVNQSQQGQQTSQTFDPPKEYASPGQSEYYTNWNSHQHQQSNLSNQWSSNYSHNTSNESTQPILHQNMGTTVMNQWQQPMFQPPVSAEELVGTQSTPSIPNQADQNVPSNQWHPPQPHYENVTPKDWTPAQRPVELVTSEKDSISVPHQQHDSLEAAKSNKSINDWQHAQSPPPHFAASTGSTITHTSNIAEQILSGNNHINERKRSVGILPTSSSLVNDSSIQTKPNAIEKNISDESNWPDGDVNAASSAIAQNNTEVDWSTTAEWDTIPTAELSSDFSHLRLSNKPNRQLENQTLPSDMHSSSHSTDGWSSQPISGSENPSDNSPRESVASAQPEPYRDSSERAHASEPEQSLDNPLTTSQFEPQEHVLLQTHQPENSRASEPVPQNAGYDQWYAQRNPVTQSENSWYRNDHQGKSQKWMHEQNIENYENIQQSAEFGNLEVVTPVLQKRNIYGSHDSMNRETLDNEPKASVNQIKESSTPRDFQEDINNVEVPSLQQTQQSLQVEQAPDNYEFASNDRNTFLETGELTDSHQQHEPTPPSQDDENDEVPNDIPFLREVPGQSSNSDPRRNDPTGQEQNIQVGPRSLDPRRNDPSGQEHTVQPIRNISDRTERRDVPPGQERSAPLPPRTDTELPERRNDPSGRERSLPPQPPRNDSVTDNRRNLSETRRNDPSGEECLQSQPVVVPEPADLREVPGRGNENEEPIQQADSGLRQIPGGASPSAEIQVSNDRDDTRVVTGSQEVAALIPASTKHDQSNDSLSKREEAVGASLGENQGSAGQITRIDSYEEGDDEGSGNSRDESRERRRERSPERRGYEYDRKNRYYDRDRDFDEEYYYESRRGGDFDRTYNSREDLDRREGPYRDDERRHTSKDDLDRRGRDKDDTDNQKIRARPKDDLEDRRRRDDDRRKVREELDARGRDHRDYDPRYFRDREYADRDRRREPDRRGRRYEDYDPREPYRRDYYEDLYARNSRPSSRSSYNDRDRDYYPRSRDPYYGYNAYGGAYTDYGANYGSNYYAYLENMRRTNPAAYMEWYQKYYASQHQQAQAVRGNVNYPEDRASVHSGRSSCDESLCDRTTGDKRTIGDISLLEDTTIGSARLTPTKFSTSHVQASFSTGSLVHVHASYPADGELARVDVLRVSSLLAHDPVVRELVAYPGPLIKQVGVTHKKTIIEYCEAKIKKAECSEDVDDPASYILLYKLMVMLIRQNGNVVGVDIAELLLSNQKSYPYTGKLQEVQLRRESVISQKSGGTSGDELNRDTVTPLDTDDTGNLNKMLSTDQITDHFRELLLYGCGQEALEYAMDKGLWGHALFLASKLDKRTHASVMTRFANGLTANDPLQTLYQLQSGRVPASVTCIAEPKWGDWRPHLAMIISNTSPNPEINRKSITTLGDTLFARNHVHAAHFCYVLAQVDFGPYGMPNSKLVLLGSNPHKPYNVFVTNEAIMLTEIYEYARNLSEPGFTLIDLQTFKYGLAVKLVDYGLTEKALLYIEQIAVNITREPSKYPISFVEKIHNLGDRIKYSDPVCKDSIEDVANLGWLNSLVEILNKYKTGEIIQDGMYDAQSDSTKQHREQYESQQTQQQWVVAQPEYSDGPTSLVEPTTSDVKNDWQPMSLPNAVQDPYTQSGQPSQYIENSIDLAQHQQPQSQIDYWRQQSYTQPEYNAPDYSTEWQQHSEQLQYQNQNEQPDNTDNVQQEWNYEPHPVISMGPSTNKQYDPLAELDALDTPGQASKPDGEKKKAPGKPTEKKNSSSGGSWFGGFFSKLAPKPKNQMILPDDNNPAIVWDAVSKKWTNKDADGEESSGALAPPPKASEMGFRPPQTESVLPPMTMQLSGDNTVGQLDDSSNSNVHKPPSGNNMFKMPRGRSARTNYIDIMNPGGSKTGGIAPSVTPPIAAAPVPVAASSPQFFIPAPVNDPGAPVDFLTSASVANGDTAQQGLSRWSSASSLSREVQSYTMRDPRLLQQEKGPMMFNPTDVKDSTLKKAPRNRYPPR, from the exons ATGAAC AATCCATATCGTGCGAGACCAGCTAGAGCTAGGGTGGATCATGCCGCAGTTTCAGGGTATGGACCTCAGAGTCAAAGTACTTGGAATTCTATGCCGCCTGAGAGACGATCAGGAATTTTGCCGGCGAATGTTTATCAGCAGCAGCCCAATTCTTTGATTCAACctcagcaacagcagcagccacAACAGCAATCGCATGATCCCTGGGACTGGGGTACCGATAACGGTAATAATGGCAATAGTGATTCGTGGAATTCGAGCATTGATCAAAAGCCAGAGTCTCTACATCAGCTTTCTCAGCATCATCAATTTCCTTCTGGCCGCACGAATAATAGTCAAAGTATACAGAATCCACAGCAGGGAATGTATTATGCAAATGTTAACAGAAATAGTAGACCTAATGTACTTAATCATCAGCCTACTTCTGGTGGTGATATTCCACGGACGAGTCTAAGTAGAGAATCTACACCAAGTAATAAAGATGGTTATAATCAATACGCGCCTTACGATTATAATCAGCCAtcgcaacagcaacaacactATCATTTACCACCTAGGCCTAATTCTAAGTCAAGTTCTGCTGATCATTCACAATGGTCTCCCAGCAGCCAACAAACATCAAATTTACCGCTCCTTGGTAATAATTCAAGCGGTCAGCAGgataacattaaaaaaatacagacaCCTCCACTTCCTCCTCAATCAAATGCCTACAATTGGAATAATAGCGACCAACAGTTGAATCCTTCACTTCGTAACTGGCAAAATCATAATGCCGCACCAGTCAGTGGGGCCTGGCAAGAACCATCGCTGGTAGCAAACAAGCAACAATCGATAGAAAATGTTAATCAGTCTCAACAGGGACAACAGACTTCTCAAACATTTGATCCACCTAAGGAATATGCTTCACCAGGACAATCTGAATACTACACCAACTGGAACAGTCATCAACATCAACAGAGTAATTTGTCTAATCAGTGGTCTTCAAACTATTCACACAATACTTCAAATGAATCAACACAGCCTATTCTGCATCAGAATATGGGAACTACAGTTATGAATCAGTGGCAACAGCCAATGTTTCAGCCACCTGTTTCTGCTGAAGAACTAGTAGGCACGCAATCCACCCCATCAATACCCAATCAAGCAGATCAAAATGTTCCTTCAAATCAATGGCATCCACCGCAACCTCATTATGAAAATGTAACGCCAAAAGATTGGACCCCTGCACAAAGACCTGTGGAATTGGTAACTTCGGAGAAGGATTCAATTTCTGTACCTCATCAACAACATGACTCTCTTGAAGCAGCAAAGAGTAACAAAAGTATAAACGATTGGCAACATGCTCAGTCTCCTCCGCCACACTTTGCAGCATCGACAGGCTCCACAATTACTCATACATCTAACATTGCGGAGCAAATTCTAAGTGGTAACAATCACATTAACGAAAGAAAGCGATCTGTGGGTATACTACCGACGAGTTCCTCGCTTGTAAATGACTCGTCGATACAAACGAAACCTAAtgcaatagaaaaaaacatttcggaTGAATCAAATTGGCCAGACGGTGATGTTAATGCAGCGTCAAGTgctattgctcaaaacaacACTGAGGTAGATTGGTCCACGACTGCGGAATGGGATACTATTCCCACTGCCGAGTTGTCTAGTGATTTTAGTCATTTAAGACTTTCTAACAAACCTAATAGACAATTGGAAAATCAGACCCTTCCATCTGATATGCATTCCTCGAGTCACTCTACAGATGGCTGGAGTTCTCAACCTATATCAGGGTCAGAAAATCCATCAGATAATTCACCACGTGAAAGTGTAGCCAGTGCACAGCCGGAACCCTACCGAGATTCAAGTGAAAGAGCTCATGCGTCAGAGCCTGAACAAAGTTTGGATAATCCGCTTACCACATCTCAGTTTGAGCCTCAAGAACATGTATTACTTCAAACCCATCAGCCTGAGAATAGCAGGGCTTCCGAACCTGTTCCACAAAATGCTGGGTATGACCAATGGTATGCTCAGCGCAATCCTGTAACGCAATCAGAGAATAGTTGGTATCGCAATGATCATCAGGGTAAATCACAAAAGTGGATGCATGAGcagaacattgaaaattatgaaaacatACAGCAGTCTGCTGAGTTTGGCAATTTAGAAGTTGTTACTCCTGTGCTGCAGAAACGGAATATTTATGGATCGCATGATTCTATGAATAGGGAAACATTGGACAATGAACCAAAGGCGAGTGTCAATCAAATAAAAGAATCCAGCACCCCAAGAGACTTTCAAGAAGATATTAACAATGTAGAAGTACCTTCACTGCAACAGACGCAACAATCTCTTCAGGTCGAACAG GCTCCCGATAATTACGAATTTGCATCGAACGATAGAAACACGTTTTTGGAAACTGGCGAACTAACAGATTCTCATCAACAGCACGAACCCACTCCACCTAGCCAAGACGATGAGAATGACGAAGTTCCTAACGATATTCCATTTTTAAGGGAAGTTCCTGGTCAGTCTAGTAATTCTGATCCTCGCCGAAACGATCCTACTGGGCAGGAGCAAAATATTCAAGTCGGTCCACGGAGCTTGGACCCTCGTAGAAATGACCCGTCAGGTCAAGAACACACTGTTCAACCAATAAGAAATATCAGTGATAGAACAGAGCGTAGAGATGTTCCACCTGGACAAGAACGCAGTGCTCCATTACCACCACGGACCGATACAGAGCTACCTGAACGTAGAAATGATCCTTCCGGCAGAGAGAGATCATTACCCCCTCAGCCACCTAGAAATGATAGTGTAACAGACAATCGCAGAAATTTATCGGAAACTAGACGTAATGATCCTTCTGGGGAAGAATGTCTGCAATCGCAGCCAGTGGTTGTGCCAGAGCCAGCTGATCTAAGGGAAGTACCTGGCAGAGGAAACGAAAACGAAGAACCCATTCAGCAGGCAGACAGCGGCTTGCGACAAATTCCTGGTGGCGCATCACCCAGTGCAGAAATTCAAGTGTCTAACGATAGGGATGATACAAGAGTAGTTACTGGATCCCAGGAAGTGGCAGCGCTAATCC ctgcaAGTACGAAACATGATCAATCGAACGACTCTCTGAGCAAACGGGAAGAAGCTGTTGGTGCTTCTTTGGGTGAGAACCAAGGTAGTGCTGGGCAAATAACCCGAATTGATTCCTATGAAGAAGGGGATGACGAAGGATCGGGAAACAGTAGGGATGAGAGCAGAGAACGTCGAAGGGAAAGAAGTCCAGAACGACGTGGTTACGAGTACGATAGAAAAAATAGATA CTACGACCGTGATCGCGATTTCGATGAAGAATACTACTATGAATCGCGGCGAGGAGGTGATTTTGATCGCACTTATAATTCTCGAGAAGATCTCGATCGACGCGAAGGTCCATATAGAGATGACGAACGGCGTCATACCAGTAAGGATGATTTAGATAGACGTGGAAGAGACAAAGATGATACAGATAACCAAAAGATCAGAGCTAGACCCAAGGATGACCTAGAAGATAGAAGGAGAAGGGATGATGACAGAAGAAAAGTACGAGAAGAATTAGATGCAAGAGGAAGAGATCACAGAGATTATGATCCTAGATATTTCCGAGACAGAGAGTATGCTGACCGAGACAGAAGAAGAGAGCCTGATAGGCGAGGGCGCAGATACGAAGATTATGATCCTCGAGAGCCCTATAGACGAGATTACTATGAAGATCTGTACGCTAGAAA CTCCAGGCCATCCAGTAGATCATCTTACAACGACAGAGATCGGGATTATTACCCAAGGTCAAGAGATCCATATTATGGATATAATG CCTACGGTGGTGCATATACGGATTATGGTGCAAATTATGGATCCAATTATTACGCGTATTTGGAGAACATGCGACGAACTAATCCTGCTGCTTACATGGAATGGTATCAGAAATATTATGCCTCCCAACATCAACAAGCACAGGCTGTTAGAGGAAATGTCAACTACCCTGAGGATAGAGCCAGTGTTCACTCAGGACGTAGCTCATGCGATGAAAG TTTATGTGACAGGACAACTGGAGACAAACGTACGATAGGTGATATTTCCTTATTAGAAGACACGACAATTGGATCAGCAAGACTAACCCCAACCAAGTTTTCCACATCTCATGTTCAAG CTAGTTTCTCTACTGGCTCGTTGGTTCACGTGCATGCAAGCTATCCAGCTGATGGAGAACTCGCTAGAGTGGATGTCCTTCGTGTGTCAAGCCTACTTGCACACGATCCTGTTGTACGAGAACTAGTGGCATATCCTGGCCCTCTGATTAAGCAAGT GGGTGTGACTCACAAGAAGACTATCATTGAATACTGTGAAGCCAAGATTAAAAAAGCAGAATGCAGTGAAGATGTGGATGATCCTGCGTCTTATATATTGTTGTATAAACTTATGGTGATGCTGATTCGACAGAATGGG AATGTCGTCGGAGTTGACATAGCAGAATTATTGCTCTCGAATCAGAAGTCCTACCCATACACTGGAAAGCTTCAAGAAGTACAGCTCAGAAGAGAATCTGTCATTTCTCAAAAGTCTGGTGGTACAAGCGGTGACGAGCTTAACAGAGACACCGTTACACCCTTGGACACAGATGATACTGGAAACCTAAATAAAATGCTTTCTACTGATCAGATCACTGATCACTTTAGGGAATTGCTTTTATATGGTTGTGGCCAAGAGGCATTGG AATATGCAATGGATAAGGGACTCTGGGGACATGCCTTGTTCTTAGCAAGTAAGCTGGATAAACGAACGCATGCATCCGTTATGACTCGATTTGCTAATGGCTTGACGGCAAACGATCCGCTACAGACTTTGTATCAACTTCAATCTGGCCGAGTACCTGCTAGTGTTACC TGTATAGCAGAGCCAAAATGGGGTGACTGGCGACCTCATCTTGCGATGATAATATCTAACACATCCCCTAACCCTgaaattaatcgaaaatcgattacaaCCTTGGGCGATACTTTATTTGCACGAAATCATGTACACGCAGCCCACTTCTGCTACGTGTTAGCTCAAGTTGATTTTGGACCTTATGGAATGCCGAATAGTAAGCTTGTTCTGCTCGGATCGAACCCTCACAAACCATACAACGTTTTCGTAACAAACGAAGCTATCATGCTTACTGAGATTTACGAGTACGCTCGCAATCTTAGCGAACCTGGCTTTACGCTAATCGATCTGCAGACTTTTAAATATGGCCTGGCTGTGAAATTGGTGGATTATGGGCTCACTGAAAAGGCATTGTTATATATCGAACAAATTGCTGTAAATATCACTCGTGAGCCATCGAAGTACCCGATTtcctttgttgaaaaaattcacaacttGGGTGACAGAATTAAGTACAGTGATCCAGTATGTAAGGATTCAATCGAAGATGTTGCTAATCTTGGATGGTTGAACAGTCTGGTAGAAATCCTCAATAAGTACAAG ACTGGTGAGATAATTCAAGATGGAATGTATGATGCCCAAAGTGACAGCACTAAGCAACACCGGGAACAGTATGAAAGCCAGCAAACACAACAGCAATGGGTTGTAGCTCAGCCTGAATATTCAGACGGTCCAACTTCTCTTGTGGAACCCACTACATCCgacgtgaaaaatgattggCAGCCAATGTCCTTGCCTAACGCCGTTCAAGATCCGTATACACAAAGCGGTCAACCTTCGCAATacatcgaaaattcaattgaCTTAGCTCAGCACCAGCAGCCGCAATCGCAAATAGATTATTGGAGACAGCAAAGTTACACTCAACCTGAGTACAATGCTCCAGATTATTCTACTGAGTGGCAGCAACATTCCGAACAGCTGCAATATCAGAATcagaatgaacaaccagataATACGGATAATGTACAACAAGAATGGAACTATGAG CCTCATCCAGTGATAAGTATGGGACCATCCACAAATAAGCAATATGACCCGTTAGCAGAACTTGACGCTTTGGATACGCCAGGTCAAGCCTCAAAAccagatggagaaaaaaagaaagcaccTGGAAAACCaacggagaagaaaaattccagCAGTGGGGGTTCATGGTTTGGAGGATTTTTCAGTAAACTCGCTCCAAAACCGAAAAATCAGATGATTTTACCTGACGATAACAACCCAGCA ATTGTGTGGGATGCTGTTAGCAAAAAGTGGACAAACAAAGATGCGGATGGTGAGGAAAGTTCTGGTGCTTTGGCGCCTCCACCAAAAGCTTCGGAAATGGGTTTTAGACCACCACAAACAGAATCAGTTCTTCCGCCAATGACGATGCAGTTGTCTGGTGACAATACAGTAGGTCAACTGGACGACAGTTCTAATAGCAATGTTCATAAACCACCTTCTGGAAACAACATGTTCAAAATGCCGAGGGGCCGAAGTGCACGGACAAATTACATTGATATAATGAACCCTGGAGGATCTAAGACTGGCGGCATTGCACCATCGGTGACACCTCCTATAGCTGCTGCACCGGTACCTGTTGCTGCGTCATCgcctcaatttttcatccctgcACCAG TTAATGATCCAGGTGCTCCTGTCGACTTTTTGACATCTGCTTCAGTAGCCAATGGTGACACTGCGCAGCAGGGG CTCTCTCGGTGGAGCTCGGCAAGCTCGCTTTCACGAGAGGTACAGAGCTACACTATGAGGGATCCGCGTCTCCTTCAACAAGAAAAG GGACCAATGATGTTCAATCCAACAGATGTGAAGGATTCCACGCTGAAAAAGGCACCAAGAAATAGATATCCACCACGATAA